A window of Mangifera indica cultivar Alphonso chromosome 11, CATAS_Mindica_2.1, whole genome shotgun sequence contains these coding sequences:
- the LOC123229208 gene encoding uncharacterized protein LOC123229208 — MNNIHGYGEDSNSGCYFHPKEVFVGVCPLCLNEKLLVLAAKQGQHSSSSSARTSHHHNSSNSKINVSDNKKLPIHLPKIFTLGTLLNRFEFRHWKSDVSDDHEGCSSSQEDSFISIKFEDNGVASWEKANPVSSKVTLEHCGMYLNNQNMNTKEFVGNNKENKSMIEHAKATHGSSLRWRRRIGHLLQLVRWKRSNKGNVCHVDHGVKVRKGWIRSLTKRGGPKNKAAAGIV, encoded by the exons ATGAATAACATTCATGGTTATGGAGAAGACAGCAATTCTGGCTGTTATTTTCATCCCAAAGAGGTTTTTGTTGGGGTTTGTCCACTTTGCTTGAATGAAAAGCTTCTTGTTTTGGCTGCAAAGCAAGGCCaacattcttcttcttcttcagctaGAACAAGTCATCATCATAATTCcagtaatagtaaaattaatgtTTCAGACAACAAGAAGCTTCCCATTCATCTTCCCAAAATCTTTACTTTAGGAACTCTTCTCAATCGCTTTGAATTTCGCCACTGGAAATCTGATGTTTCTGATGACCATGAAGGATGTAGCAGCAGTCAAGAAG ACTCATTCATCTCTATAAAATTTGAAGACAATGGGGTGGCCTCATGGGAGAAGGCAAATCCAGTCTCAAGTAAGGTGACCCTTGAACATTGTGGCATGTACTTGAATAACCAAAACATGAACACCAAAGAATTTGTTGGTAATAACAAGGAGAACAAGAGTATGATAGAGCATGCAAAGGCTACACATGGCTCGTCGCTGAGGTGGCGAAGGCGGATTGGACATTTACTGCAGCTAGTCAGGTGGAAGAGGTCAAACAAGGGCAATGTGTGTCATGTGGATCATGGAGTCAAGGTGAGGAAAGGGTGGATAAGAAGCCTGACAAAGAGAGGAGGACCAAAGAATAAAGCAGCAGCAGGGATTGTATAG
- the LOC123229853 gene encoding small glutamine-rich tetratricopeptide repeat-containing protein yields the protein MANSDSPLSRRIVRSFLHFLDSVEPAPGVDIEGLEVAKECLTEVFKLHSYPVEAQSKPESLIQIFNSLQDDDHSNSVAPVDAPNSSFAHNDDHSKFPDASKSMGEDWTKEPCSIGVSKDELFGQFFGALEKIHYFKTLPDGSDDFSQFDKASHIFHDALNEMERSGSQEYNQKNLAETLKSQGNKAMQSKQYSDAIDLYSFSIALCKNNAVYYCNRAAAYTQIHKYTEAIRDCLKSIEIDPNYSKAYSRLGLAYYAQGNYSDAIEKGFNKALLLDPNNESVKENIQVATQKLREEMQRTGQDQNTSSSHNHQEPNQSTGGFRSHGTSSSFTMPFNANALPGDLAGMLMNMAANMQQGQSSQNRQEEDGNTGGTDEPGIRLGGNINLNFGENMPEEVTGALRSMMEMFSGASDPGNPQDTDTTHGRTSTS from the exons ATGGCTAACTCCGACTCTCCTCTCTCTCGCCGCATCGTTCGCTCCTTCCTCCACTTCCTCGACTCTG TTGAACCTGCTCCCGGGGTTGATATTGAAGGTCTTGAAGTTGCTAAGGAATGCTTGACTGAGGTGTTTAAGCTTCATTCGTATCCTGTTGAAGCTCAATCAAAACCGGAGtctttgattcaaatttttaattctttgcaAGATGATGATCATAGCAACAGTGTAGCACCAGTTGATGCTCCCAATTCATCCTTTGCCCACAATGACGATCATTCCAAGTTTCCAGATGCTTCAAAATCTATG GGTGAAGATTGGACTAAAGAACCTTGCTCTATAG GGGTCTCTAAAGATGAACTCTTTGGGCAATTCTTTGGCGCACTTGAGAAAATTCACTATTTTAAGACGCTGCCTGATGGAAGTGATGACTTTTCCCAATTCGATAAAGCATCACATATATTTCATGATGCCCTAAAT GAGATGGAAAGATCTGGATCTCAGGAATACAACCAGAAGAACTTGGCTGAGACCTTAAAGAGTCAAG GTAACAAGGCCATGCAGTCAAAGCAGTACTCCGATGCAATAGATCtgtattctttttctattgcACTTTGTAAAAATAATGCTGTTTACTACTGTAACAG GGCAGCTGCTTACACACAGATTCACAAATACACTGAAGCGATCAGAGACTGTCTCAAGTCCATTGAAATTGATCCAAATTATAGTAAGGCGTACAGTCGCTTGGGCTTAGCATATTATGCACAAGGCAACTACAGTGATGCTATTGAAAAAGGATTCAACAAAG CATTGCTATTGGATCCAAATAATGAATCTGTCAAAGAGAATATTCAG GTGGCTACACAGAAATTGAGAGAAGAGATGCAACGGACAGGACAGGATCAG AATACCAGTTCCAGTCATAACCATCAAGAACCGAACCAGTCAACAGGAGGTTTCAGAAGTCATGGAACATCATCTTCCTTTACAATGCCTTTTAATGCTAATGCTCTGCCAGGTGATTTGGCGGGCATGCTTATGAACATGGCTGCGAATATGCAGCAGGGGCAGTCTTCTCAGAACAGACAAGAGGAAGATGGTAACACTGGTGGAACTGATGAGCCAGGCATAAGACTTGGTGGGaacatcaatttgaattttggagAAAACATGCCTGAGGAGGTAACAGGGGCGTTGAGATCAATGATGGAAATGTTTTCAGGTGCATCAGACCCCGGAAATCCTCAAGACACTGATACCACACATGGAAGAACATCAACAAGCTAA
- the LOC123229674 gene encoding LOW QUALITY PROTEIN: long chain acyl-CoA synthetase 9, chloroplastic (The sequence of the model RefSeq protein was modified relative to this genomic sequence to represent the inferred CDS: inserted 4 bases in 4 codons; deleted 1 base in 1 codon; substituted 3 bases at 3 genomic stop codons), which produces MTPYVVGVLVPLVFTFLFRNSKNSKKRGVXVDVGGEPGYAIRNSQFPSPVITAWEGIYTLAERFELSXKQHHNKRLLGTRKLISRENEVTEDGRSFEKLHLGDYEWLTYGKAFETVCNFASGLAQLGHRKEEXFAATXEEWFLALQGCFRRNVTVVTIYASLGEEALCHSLSETEVTTVICGNKELKKLADISGQLDTVKLVICMDVDILSNASSIEQSGWWKIISFAGVQSLGRENPIVAELPAPADIVVIMYTSGSTGLPKGVMMTHANVLSVVSAVMTLVPNLANKDVYMAYLPLAYILELAAENVISAVGSAIGYGAPLTLTDTSNKIKRGTKVDATVLRTTLMAAVLAILDCVRDGVWKNVDAEGGPAKKLIDLAXSCRMSAINXSWLGFWGLERLLWNFPVFRKVRAILGGQVRFVLSGGAPLSGDTQRFINICLGAPICQGCGLTETCAGGTFSEVDDTSVGRAGAPLACSFIKVTKLVDWSEGGYLTTDLPMARGEIVIGGPNVTYGYFKNEXKTKEVYKVNERGVRWFYTGDIGQFHADDCLEIIDRKKDIVKLQHGEYVSLGKVDAALMVSPYIDNLMLYADPFHGYCVALVVAAQPTLEAWAAKQSINYNDFATLCEKEESVKEVYASLARAAKNARLEKFEIPAKIKLLFEPWTPKSGLVTAALKLKREIIRKTFGDDLARLYDDEKIWFSAKLSWCYLSSLNPNLSLALVLLKLFFFCV; this is translated from the exons ATGACTCCCTATGTTGTTGGAGTCCTTGTTCCTCTAGTTTTCACTTTTCTATTTCGGAACTCCAAGAATTCAAAGAAACGAGGAG CTGTTGATGTTGGTGGAGAACCTGGTTATGCAATAAGAAACTCTCAGTTTCCTTCCCCAGTAATTACAGCTTGGGAAGGTATTTATACTCTTGCAGAACGTTTTGAACTTTCATGAAAGCAGCATCATAATAAACGCTTGCTTGGAACTCGAAAATTAATTTCAAGGGAGAATGAAGTCACTGAAGATGGAAGATCCTTTGAGAAGCTTCATTTGGGAGATTATGAGTGGCTAACCTATGGTAAAGCGTTTGAAACTGTGTGCAACTTTGCTTCTGGCTTAGCTCAACTTGGGCACAGAAAGGAGG TTTTTGCTGCTACATGAGAAGAATGGTTTCTTGCATTGCAG GGTTGCTTTAGACGCAATGTCACTGTGGTGACTATTTATGCATCTTTGGGAGAGGAGGCTCTGTGCCATTCATTAAGTGAG acAGAGGTTACAACTGTTATTTGTGGGAATAAAGAACTGAAAAAGCTTGCTGATATAAGTGGACAACTTGACACTGTGAAGCTTGTGATATGTATGGATGTTGACATCTTATCTAATGCCTCATCAATTGAGCAAAGTGGTTGGTGGAAGATCATTTCTTTTGCTGGTGTACAGAGTCTTGGCAGAGAAAATCCTATTGTTGCTGAGTTACCTGCTCCAGCTGATATTGTTGTTATAATGTATACAAGTGGGAGTACTGGATTGCCTAAG GGTGTGATGATGACACATGCCAATGTCCTATCTGTAGTTTCTGCAGTTATGACACTTGTCCCTAATCTGGCAAACAAGGATGTTTATATGGCATACCTTCCTCTGGCTTATATTCTTGAATTGGCAGCTGAG AATGTAATTTCTGCTGTTGGAAGTGCCATAGGATATGGTGCC CCTTTGACTCTAACTGAtacatcaaacaaaataaagagaGGAACAAAGGTGGATGCCACTGTATTAAGGACAACTCTCATGGCGGCTGTCCTGGCAATACTTGACTGTGTTCGAGATGGTGTGTGGAAGAAT GTAGATGCAGAAGGTGGACCTGCCAAGAAATTGATTGACTTGG ATTCTTGTAGGATGTCTGCAATAA GTAGCTGGCTAGGATTTTGGGGCCTGGAAAGGCTTCTATGGAACTTTCCTGTGTTTAGAAAGGTACGAGCAATTCTTGGAGGTCAGGTGCGTTTTGTGCTTTCAGGAGGTGCTCCGCTTTCTGGTGATACTCAAAGATTCATCAACATTTGTCTTGG TGCTCCAATATGCCAAGGATGTGGTCTTACTGAGACTTGTGCTGGTGGTACCTTCTCTGAGGTTGATGATACGTCTGTTGGTCGAGCTGGTGCTCCACTTGCTTGCTCATTTATTAAGGTAACAAAGT TAGTAGATTGGTCTGAAGGTGGTTATTTAACTACTGACTTGCCAATGGCTCGAGGAGAAATAGTAATTGGTGGTCCAAATGTTACATATGGATACTTCAAAAATGAATAGAAAACAAAGGAAGTGTACAAG GTCAATGAGAGAGGAGTGAGGTGGTTCTATACAGGTGACATAGGGCAGTTCCATGCTGATGATTGTCTTGAGATAATTGACCGTAAGAAAGATATAGTCAAACTTCAGCATGGAGAATATGTTTCCTTAGGAAAG GTTGACGCAGCTCTGATGGTGAGCCCGTACATAGACAACTTAATGTTGTATGCCGATCCCTTTCATGGTTACTGTGTTGCTCTTGTGGTGGCTGCACAGCCTACTCTGGAAGCTTGGGCTGCCAAGCAAAGCATTAATTATAATGATTTTGCTACATTGTGTGAAAAAGAAGAATCAGTGAAGGAAGTGTATGCATCTCTTGCAAGG GCAGCTAAGAATGCACGTTTGGAGAAGTTTGAGATTCCTGCAAAGATAAAATTGCTTTTTGAGCCATGGACACCTAAATCTGGTTTGGTCACTGCAGCTCTCAAGCTTAAAAGAGAGATTATTAGGAAGACATTTGGCGACGACCTTGcaagattatatgatgatgaaaaaatttggttttctgcCAAACTGTCTTGGTGCTACTTATCTTCACTTAACCCAAATCTTTCTCTTGCTCTTGTACTCCTgaagttatttttcttttgtgtgtga